From Mercenaria mercenaria strain notata unplaced genomic scaffold, MADL_Memer_1 contig_2651, whole genome shotgun sequence, the proteins below share one genomic window:
- the LOC128552381 gene encoding uncharacterized protein LOC128552381, protein MGTYKKRRDGKGAAINMLLAPALQDTAIGIEKVNLLLTSMDIPPPARSNMQTLLNAASLNTVKLNEEDMAAKRQLVIQHNLEQGHQNPQLLDLYFDGRYNATRMVSSYKPGQAASQAYGVATENHTSYKYIVGLAVQNKLCWTGAYLRSKGFDITCPGGHAECTATISYMQPHSERKMAYDIAEQLSNEDLLVRTLTTDEDTAARLGMNDFYDKLGYAWSVNRQADPHHLGSRQVRKARTSNWSQTVFEGKKLTGSARQQAISALGKDIKARCSAIIEKL, encoded by the coding sequence ATGGGAACATATAAAAAACGTCGGGACGGCAAAGGAGCAGCAATTAACATGTTACTTGCTCCTGCCCTTCAGGATACTGCCATCGGAATAGAAAAAGTGAACTTGCTCTTAACATCTATGGACATACCACCACCAGCTAGAAGCAACATGCAAACTTTACTGAATGCTGCCAGCCTCAACACTGTCAAGCTGAATGAGGAGGACATGGCAGCAAAAAGGCAGCTAGTCATTCAGCATAATCTGGAACAAGGACATCAGAACCCGCAACTTCTAGACCTGTACTTTGATGGCCGCTATAATGCAACAAGAATGGTGTCTTCTTACAAACCTGGGCAGGCAGCTTCACAAGCCTATGGAGTTGCCACTGAAAACCATACAAGCTACAAGTATATAGTGGGACTAGCTGTACAAAATAAACTCTGCTGGACAGGTGCCTATCTGAGGAGCAAGGGGTTCGACATAACTTGTCCTGGTGGCCATGCTGAATGCACAGCAACAATATCATACATGCAGCCTCATTCTGAAAGAAAAATGGCATATGACATTGCTGAGCAGTTGTCAAATGAAGATCTACTTGTCCGCACACTGACAACTGATGAAGATACAGCAGCTCGTCTGGGAATGAATGACTTCTATGATAAGCTAGGCTATGCCTGGAGTGTCAACCGCCAGGCAGATCCGCATCATCTTGGCAGCAGGCAAGTGAGAAAAGCCCGGACttccaactggagccagacagTATTCGAAGGCAAAAAACTGACAGGCAGTGCCAGACAACAAGCCATTTCCGCTCTGGGTAAAGATATCAAGGCCAGATGTAGCGCCATCATAGAGAAACTTTGA